The following nucleotide sequence is from Oenanthe melanoleuca isolate GR-GAL-2019-014 chromosome 5, OMel1.0, whole genome shotgun sequence.
GTGAGAGTGAGGAATGACTGAATTCCCGTGCCTTACAGGAGGCTGACGGTCAGCAGCAGCCGGGAGAGGGCAAAAAACCCATTCaaccagcagcccctgggacaTGGCCGAGCAAAGCCGTCAAGGtgagccctgccccagcacagccctcgGGTGGCCCCCGCCTGCTGTGGCTATTTGGCCGCCGCGGCTCGGGCAGCGCTCGGCACAGAGAATCTGATGGAAAAACAAGTGGTTGGTAGGGAAAAGATGCCGGAAGCGGCCACAGGAGGGCAGCAGGTCCTGAGGCGACATCCCGCCGGGCAGccgggctgtgccagctgcagatGCGGAGCCTTGCATGGGCAGAGCGGTAGAAAAGGCTGCTCGGAGCTGGGATGCAATGCTGTCTCTGCCGGGAATCTGCTGTGGGACTgtgggctctgtcctggctgtcaGAGCTCCAGCGAGGGAAAACCGACCTGCTACAGAATATATGGAAGGGTTTAGGTGTAGAGTTGAGTGCTGGGACATGCATGCTGTGCCTTTCCCAGGTTCTTCTACAGAaaacaggaagggaaggagtgTTAAGAGTGGTTGTCAAGGCACAGAGCCCAGTGACAGTTCTGTGTTGGTACAGGATTTGAGTGCTTTGGGGCTCTGGTGGCCATGCCAGCCATGGAAGTGCTGCTTCCCTTGCTCATCACTGCTCTATGTGGTTTCAGAAATCCCTCTCCACATCCTGCCTCGGGTCCTTGAAGGGTGGTCAAGGACCAGAATCGTCCCCAGCCAATGAGAACAACTACGGGCTGGATCTGAACAGCGATGACTCCACAGATGATGAGAGCAACCCTCGGaagcctgtccctgcctgggctgaTGGTaggtgccagctctgggctggcttcctttccctcctgccctggagaTTTCCAGCCTCGCTTGGAGCCATCCCAAAGAGCAGTCGAGGAGCGTGTGCAcctctggcagctctgtgtgctgggggaTCAGCACTGCTTCCTGGGCTGAGGTGAAATCAGGGTGCTCTGAGAGGGAAGCCCCAAGTCCTGAGGAGAAGTGGggtggagctctgggagctctcccatccctcccgCACAGCCCGTGGGTCCTCAGAGGGGAAGGGCAGCGCCGGCCCTGCGGGCTGAGGCAGGGCCTGCATCCGCGTGTTATTCCCCTCGTTCCCGCAGGGGCGCAGCTCCAGCAGGCCATCGTGCACCAGTACTACCACCCGGTGGATGTGGATGCGCTGTTTGGggccatccccagccccaggctggagcacatcTTCTACAAGAGCAAGCCCCGCTACTTCAAGCGCACCAGCTCGGCTGTGTGGCactccccgccccgcccctcctCCGGCCCCTCCTGCACCTTCCTGAGCTGAGCCAAGGCACTGAAAGGGGCTTCTAGGGACTGTTCTACTCACCCTGCACTTACGGTTTtaactttattcttcttttgTACAGAAATAAAGTTGTTTAATGATGTCCAGCAGTCACTGGGTGTGTCTCCTTTCCCATACCTTGGTGACTGTGCCTTCTGCCTTGCAGAAATCACAGTCACTAATCTGCAGCCAGAGCCATTTCCTAGTCTGCCTCATTTCCTATTCTCTTAGGATATTCTTTTGTACAAGGAAGCTTGGAACTTGCTGTAGCGATCAGCAGGTTTTTCAATCACACTGAGGGGATAATGTTGTTGTAAGGCTTTAATATATTTACTGTATTTATCTTTACTGTCTTAATTATCTGCAATTCCTTTTCCTTGAACAATTCCTGTGCACTTGTCTTAGTCTGAGCCAGAatgttcttcctgctgctgaaaaatcTCCCTGGACAATTTAAGCAGTGGTTAATGCCTCATCACCCTTTTTTCTAATGGAGAAAGGAagcccaggctcagctctggatCCTGTTGTGGCAGGATCAGTGGGGACAACCTGTcttgagcaggagctgggttGATTTGGCAATGGGATGGTTCCCTAGGGGCTCTATCTGTACCCATTCCACTCAGGCTTTCCCAAGCCTGAAGGCACATGGATTGAtaggagcagggatggattgaaagagaaaaggctCCAGCAGTATAGTAGATTTACAGAGCCAGAATCCCGGGAGCTGTCCTGCTACTCCTTCCCCAAAATGTGGCTATAAGTGCTTGGAGCCCTCAGTCCCAGAGCCAGCGCTTGCCAGAAGGGACTTTTGTCCCAGGAATGCCTTTTGGATGGGATCAATCAGGGAGTTCATGGGTAAGGGGGGGAGGACAGCCAGGCTCTTTCCCACTCCAAAGGACAGCATCTGTTCCCTGGCTTCCTCTGGGATGCTGCTATCAGGCACTATGTCCCCATGGCCACCTCCACAGGGGCGTGGGCAAGGAGGacacaagctctgctgcagcccagctccagtcAGGACAATTTCCCAGTTTCGTTGGTGCCAGTGGAGCCTGGAACAGTGGGggagtggaaaaaaaccttggCGCcaacagctgctggcagggctgagccgCCAGGCTCCGGGCTGAGCGCTAAtgaggtgtctgtgctgccGCTGGCTCTGCTCGGCTCCCGCAGCTCCTGGAGCCCGCTGGGAGCCTGGGCCTCGcgctccaggagctcccaggagctttccaggagcctggagcagtgctggttaATGCCACCCCAGGAGAGGCGGCTGTACCGTCTGTCTGCCAGCACCGCACCAGGGAGGATCCATCCCATGGGATGTGGAGAGCAAAAGGcccccctgtgccagctggaaaaaggagcagctccatgaAATCAGCAGGAGAGAATTAAGCAGGGATCCCCTAGACGTGGGTGCACTGGATGTGGAAGTGCCTCCTTCCTAGAAATGCTGGAGCCATGGTGTTGCAGCATTCCTGGAGCAaaccctgggcatccctgtgATCCCGAAGGGCCATTCTCAGGTGGGAGGGGGCAGGTGACTGACCCCACTCCCTCCAAAcggagaagggaaagagaatgTTTCAGCTTGCATGGAGCAAAATAATCCACGTCAACCTGAGGcattttccagagctgtgagcacagcaggagcacaggagagTGGCAGTGCCCCTTGAATCTCAGCACTCCCTTTGGATCCTAGAGCTCCCCTCGGATCCCGGCTGCCTCGTTTCTCCCCTCTGCCGCCACGTcatctgtttctgttttcagcGCCTGGGAACCCCTGATTCACCCCATCCCACGAGGACGCTTCCCGGGACTGGGAGAgtgtgggagggctggggatcggggcaggggagcaggatgCCACCCCtcttcctgctccatccctgccgGGTATCTGAGCCGTGCGGGTGCGGGTCCCCCGGCCCGGGCAGCGGGTCCCTGAGGCGGGGCACCTCCGCCCGCCGCTGTCTCCCTGGCTCGGCGGCTCCGCATCCCGCTCTCCTGTTGCTCAGAGATGTGGAGGCAGTTGCTAAGAGACACCGACACGTCAGTATCTGGccctaaggaaaaaaagaggaaaaaaaaaaaagagacagagaaagagagagacaagggaggacgaggaggaggaggggaggaaggaggtgGGGAAAGACCTGCTCCCATCGCCGGGCTCGCAGCAGCCTTGGCCGCCGCTGCCGAAGCCCAGCTCCCGACTTGGCGGCCTCCGGGGTGCGGGAGGCCGCCGGGGACCCCCCATCACCGTCCGGAGCCCCCCAAGTCGCCACTCAGGACCCCCACGTCACCGCAGGGAGCCaggccctgctccctccctggcCAGTGAGTACCCCGGGGCACCCCGGCCTCGCCGGAGGGGTCGGGACGCTGCGGGGATGGGGCGTGACCGGCGTAAGGTGGGGCGgtgggagaggatggagagggggGGTGCGGGCGAGGGAGGATGGAGCAGACACCGTCAGGTGGTGGGGGGCGAGGGCAGGCCTGGGGGGACCCCGCTgggtgctgggaatggggatctTCCCCCGGGAGAGAGGCGGGGTGTCCCCGGCCCCGGGCTCAGCTCGTGGTGGCGGGCGGCCGGCGGGGGCTGGCGGGGGCTACCGtggagcagcacctctgctctgcccaccGCCGGCCAGGATGGGCCGGCCAAGGTCAGCAGGACCGGGGGGCCCTTTTCTGCCGGGAACCCCCGGGGGATGCTCGGAGGAGTGACCCTGGCCCGGGGGGCACGGGGAGGGCTCCCAGAGGCCACCCCGGGCTGCAACAGCCGCGGCCCGCCCGGCGGGGCGTGCGGCCGGCACGGCTCCCCCCTCTGCTCTTCCCCGCAGGCAGCCGCCGACGGCCCGACGCCGCTGCCCCCGGAGCGGTCGGCGCGGACCCCCGGATGCCGCCGGGATGCCGGGAACGCCGCTGTGACCGGCGggagcccggccccgcgggcggCCGCCGGCAGCGCTGGGCGTGAGCGGGCGGGCGCGATGGCCCCCGGCGCCCCGTGAGGAGGCCATGCTGCTGGGCCCCTGGCtgctggcggcggcggcggccgtggcggcggcgggcgcgggctGCCCGGTGCTGTGCAGCTGCCGCGGGCAGGCGGTGGACTGCAGCGGGCAGCGCCTCTTCTCCGTGCCCCCCGAGCTGCCGCTGGACACGGGCAACCTGAGCCTGGCGCACAACCGCATCGCCAGCATCCCGCCGGGCTACCTGGGCTGCTACGGGCAGCTGCGCGCCCTCGACCTGCGCAACAACTCGCTGGCGGCGCTGCCGGCCGGGCTGTTCCGCGGCGCCCGGCGCCTGGCGCACCTGGACCTCAGCTACAACAACTTCAGCCTGGTGCCCGCCGACATGTTCCGCGAGGCCAGCGCGCTGCTGCGCCTCGACCTCAGCCACAACCCGGGGCTGCGCCGCGTCCACCCGCAGGCCTTCCGCGGCCTGGCGCAGCTCCGCGAGCTGGACCTCAGCCACGGCGGGCTGGCCGCGCTCAGCCTCGACGCGCTGGAGGGGCTGCCCGGCCTCGTGGGGCTGCGCCTGGGCGGCAACCCCTGGCTCTGCGGCTGTGCCATGGAGCCCCTCCTCAAGTGGCTGCGGGGGCGCATCCAGCGCTGCTCCTCGGGTAGGTGCCGCCGCCGGGATGCCCGCGCCCCGTCGCGCCCCGCGCCCGCGGCCGGGCTGACGCCGTCCCTCCGTCCCGCAGATTCGCAGCAGGCCGAGTGCTGGGCTCCCCCCGAGGTGGCGGGCGCCCCGCTGCTGTCGCTGACGGAGGAGAGCTTCCAGGCCTGCCACCTCACGCTGACCCTCGACGACTATCTCTTCATCGCCTTCGTCGGCTTCGTCGTCTCCATCGCCTCGGTGGCCACCAACTTTCTGCTGGGCATCACGGCCAACTGCTGCCACCGCTGGAGCAAGGCCAGCGAGGACGAGGATGTTTAGGGACTGCTGATAGACCCCCGCCCCGGCCaccccccggcccggccgcccccgcgGGGACACCAGACTGTGCCTTGTCCGCGTcccctcccgccgccccccgcgccgggGTGGCCCTCGAGACGCCGGGGACACCAGGGGATGGCCCTGCTTCCTTTTGCCCCAAAGTGGGGAGTTTTTGCACCCCCCGTCGCCGTGAGCTTGGACCCCCTCCTGTGCTGTTCCCACTGCCCGGGACTGGTTGAGGCAGCGGTTTGGGAATCCCCTGGGAACCCCCCACCTCTGCCTGGGAGAGacaaagtgtgtgtgtgtgtcttggGGACCACAGCCACTCTCCTGGGGGCATCGAGGAGATCCCTGCTTTCCACCCCAAAGCAGCACCGCTGGAGCCCCCCAAATCTTGCACATACTCTCCAGcctccccaaaaatccagggGGGCAGGAAGCATTGCTGAC
It contains:
- the LRRC55 gene encoding leucine-rich repeat-containing protein 55, which gives rise to MLLGPWLLAAAAAVAAAGAGCPVLCSCRGQAVDCSGQRLFSVPPELPLDTGNLSLAHNRIASIPPGYLGCYGQLRALDLRNNSLAALPAGLFRGARRLAHLDLSYNNFSLVPADMFREASALLRLDLSHNPGLRRVHPQAFRGLAQLRELDLSHGGLAALSLDALEGLPGLVGLRLGGNPWLCGCAMEPLLKWLRGRIQRCSSDSQQAECWAPPEVAGAPLLSLTEESFQACHLTLTLDDYLFIAFVGFVVSIASVATNFLLGITANCCHRWSKASEDEDV